Proteins co-encoded in one Ooceraea biroi isolate clonal line C1 chromosome 9, Obir_v5.4, whole genome shotgun sequence genomic window:
- the LOC105279514 gene encoding protein FAM49B, whose amino-acid sequence MGKLLSLLARDESTCCTPQKYDVFLDFENAQPSDIERETFEAVQRVLKNSESILEEIQCYKGAGKEIREAISAPTEECQRKAYLTVAPLVAKLKRFYEFSLELERVVPKILGQLCSGNLSPTQHLETQQALVKQLAEILEFVLKFDEHKMKTPAIQNDFSYYRRTLTRASLACQDNAEKDLVVGNELANRMSLFYAHATPMLRVLSHATITFLMDNEDIARENITETLGTMAKVCLRMLENPNLLAQFQREETQLFVLRVMVGLVILYDHVHPQGAFVKGSNVDVKGCVKLLKDQPPCKSEGLLNALRYTTKHLNEENTPKNIKNLLAA is encoded by the exons ATGGGCAAGCTTTTAAGTCTTTTGGCTCGAGACGAGTCTACCTGTTGCACGCCTCAAAAGTACGACGTCTTCTTAGATTTCGAaa ATGCACAACCATCGGACATCGAACGCGAGACGTTCGAGGCGGTGCAGAGAGTGCTGAAAAATTCCGAATCCATTTTGGAGGAGATACAATGCTACAAGGGAGCCGGAAAAGAGATTAGAGAAGCGATTTCGGCGCCCACGGAGGAATGCCAACGAAAAGCTTACCTGACTGTGGCACCTCTCGTCGCGAAACTCAAACGATTTTATGAGTTTTCTTTGGAGCTCG AAAGGGTTGTGCCAAAAATTCTGGGACAACTGTGCTCGGGAAACCTGTCGCCGACGCAACATCTGGAGACGCAGCAGGCCCTAGTCAAGCAATTGGCAGAGATACTCGAATTCGTGTTGAAGTTCGACGAGCACAAAATGAAGACGCCCGCGATTCAAAATGACTTCAGCTACTATCGGAGAACATTGACGAGGGCATCACTGGCGTGTCAGGACAACGCCGAGAAGGACCTAGTCGTCGGCAACGAGCTCGCCAACCGTATGTCCTTGTTCTACGCCCACGCGACACCCATGCTTCGGGTTCTGAGTCACGCGACCATTACTTTCTTGATGGAC AACGAAGATATAGCACGGGAGAACATTACGGAAACTCTCGGTACGATGGCTAAAGTGTGTCTTCGTATGTTGGAAAATCC GAATCTACTGGCGCAATTCCAACGTGAGGAGACCCAGCTCTTTGTTTTAAGGGTGATGGTGGGTCTGGTGATCCTCTACGATCATGTACATCCTCAAGGTGCCTTCGTGAAGGGTTCGAACGTGGAT GTCAAAGGTTGTGTGAAGCTGCTGAAAGACCAGCCGCCGTGCAAGAGCGAGGGTCTTCTGAACGCCCTTCGTTATACCACCAAGCACCTGAACGAGGAGAACACGCCGAAAAACATAAAGAACCTGCTGGCTGCATGA